In bacterium, a single genomic region encodes these proteins:
- the rsmG gene encoding 16S rRNA (guanine(527)-N(7))-methyltransferase RsmG, whose protein sequence is MIEQSLFYDNLYAGSSEYGVPLDMSALSSCWKYYELLVSWNSRVNLVSQRDLDRFIDYHMLDSLKIASLFDFSRVRTMIDFGSGAGLPGIPLALAFPHISLTLIDSRTKRCAFLSETVFSIPLGNTVIVHSKIESLPVRYNRAFDVVVTRATASLADFVSKTSRFIHGKGSLISIKGDHIDSELSALDQIVDKHLFNISVHSPKAVGSVRQGTVVIISGV, encoded by the coding sequence ATGATTGAACAATCCCTTTTTTACGATAATTTATATGCCGGCTCGTCCGAATATGGTGTTCCTCTTGACATGTCGGCTCTTTCTTCCTGCTGGAAGTATTATGAACTTCTTGTCTCATGGAACAGCCGTGTAAATCTTGTTTCTCAGCGCGATCTTGACCGTTTTATCGATTATCACATGCTCGATTCTCTTAAAATTGCATCTCTCTTCGATTTCTCGCGTGTCAGGACCATGATCGATTTCGGCAGCGGAGCCGGACTTCCGGGTATTCCTCTTGCTCTTGCCTTTCCTCATATTTCGCTTACATTGATCGATTCACGAACCAAACGGTGCGCGTTTCTCTCTGAGACCGTTTTTTCCATCCCGCTTGGCAATACGGTGATTGTTCACTCAAAAATCGAATCTCTTCCCGTTCGGTATAACCGTGCATTTGATGTCGTTGTTACCCGCGCAACCGCATCGCTCGCTGATTTTGTTTCCAAAACTTCTCGTTTTATTCATGGAAAAGGGTCTCTTATTTCTATTAAAGGCGATCATATCGATAGTGAACTTTCCGCTCTCGACCAAATTGTTGACAAACACCTTTTCAACATATCCGTTCATAGTCCGAAAGCGGTCGGATCGGTACGTCAAGGGACAGTCGTTATTATTTCGGGTGTATAA
- the rsmI gene encoding 16S rRNA (cytidine(1402)-2'-O)-methyltransferase, with protein MEMLKSHGILYIVSTPIGNMGDLSSRALECLRAVDIVACEDTRHTGLLFSRLGFRKKLVSYNDVNALKRLPQLIEHLMNGENVALVSDAGTPGISDPAYRIVRAALDAEVDVISIPGASAVLSALVVSGLPLDRFVFDGFIPPRESARASRLEYLKDESRTIVLFESPHRIIALLESVLVHLGNREISVSRELTKLHEETVRGPVEDVLARLKTKKPRGEYTVVIRGVGKKGIV; from the coding sequence ATGGAAATGTTAAAATCTCACGGTATCCTGTACATTGTTTCCACACCCATTGGTAATATGGGCGATCTCTCGTCACGTGCTCTCGAGTGTTTACGCGCAGTCGACATTGTCGCATGCGAGGATACGAGACATACCGGTCTTTTGTTCTCACGGCTCGGATTCAGGAAAAAACTTGTATCGTATAATGATGTCAATGCGCTGAAACGTCTTCCCCAGCTTATCGAGCATCTCATGAACGGTGAAAATGTCGCGCTTGTTTCGGACGCCGGTACTCCCGGTATCAGCGATCCGGCATACCGCATCGTCCGGGCCGCTCTCGATGCCGAAGTCGATGTTATCAGTATCCCCGGGGCTTCTGCCGTTCTTTCGGCGCTCGTCGTTTCCGGACTTCCGCTCGACCGTTTCGTGTTCGATGGTTTCATTCCACCGCGCGAGTCTGCCCGCGCCTCACGGCTCGAATACCTCAAAGATGAATCCCGCACGATCGTGCTCTTTGAATCTCCGCACAGAATCATCGCTCTTCTTGAGTCTGTCCTTGTTCATCTCGGCAATCGTGAAATTTCAGTATCCCGTGAACTGACAAAACTTCACGAGGAAACTGTCCGCGGCCCTGTCGAGGATGTTCTGGCCCGTTTAAAAACCAAGAAACCCCGCGGCGAATATACTGTCGTTATCCGTGGCGTCGGCAAGAAAGGCATTGTATGA
- the tmk gene encoding dTMP kinase translates to MKGHLISFEGIDGSGKTTQAELLYNRILNLGHTAHLFREPGGTPVGERIRSILLDASHSDMMPLAELFLYLAARVQITSRRIAPALGDGAFVIMDRYIDSSAAYQGYARGLGVDLVHHLNSIATGGLVPDITFFIDCDPLTALSRVSPTPDRLESEGLVFMERVRDGFRCLCQSFEDRFVLVDGNRSVKEIEETVFDEIRRREFLLK, encoded by the coding sequence ATGAAAGGGCACCTCATCTCGTTTGAAGGAATTGACGGCTCCGGCAAGACAACACAGGCCGAACTCCTGTATAACCGTATCCTCAATCTTGGCCATACCGCCCATCTTTTCCGTGAACCGGGCGGAACCCCTGTCGGCGAGCGCATACGGTCCATTCTTCTCGATGCATCACATAGTGACATGATGCCCCTTGCCGAACTTTTTCTTTACCTTGCCGCCCGCGTTCAGATTACTTCCCGCAGAATTGCTCCTGCTCTCGGCGACGGCGCTTTTGTCATCATGGACCGCTATATCGATTCTTCCGCCGCATACCAGGGCTATGCACGCGGTCTCGGAGTCGATCTCGTTCATCATCTTAACTCCATCGCAACCGGCGGTCTTGTCCCCGATATCACGTTTTTCATTGACTGCGACCCCCTGACAGCTCTATCACGTGTTTCTCCGACACCGGACCGTCTCGAATCCGAAGGGCTCGTTTTTATGGAACGTGTACGCGATGGTTTCCGCTGTCTCTGTCAATCGTTTGAAGACCGTTTTGTGCTTGTTGACGGGAATCGTTCTGTGAAGGAAATCGAGGAAACTGTCTTTGATGAAAT